A part of Amycolatopsis camponoti genomic DNA contains:
- a CDS encoding 2-hydroxyacid dehydrogenase, whose translation MTKIVVTRWIPDDAVKLLAEAGDVVVSPADRPLAPDELHEFVSGASAVVGMLHDRLDGALADAAGPGLKVVANVAVGYDNVDVPALASRGVVVTNTPGVLTDATADLAFGLLLAVTRRIGEGERLLRSRTPWSFHLGFLLGSGLQGKTLGIVGLGQIGRAMARRARAFGMSIVYSGRSKQDFDAEYVSFEELLARSDVVSLHCPLTPETRHLIDAAALRAMKPGAYLVNTTRGPVVDEAALADALEAGEIAGAALDVFEKEPDVEPRLLGREDVVLSPHLGSATVETRTAMAVLAARNVAAVLAGRPPLTEVKP comes from the coding sequence GTGACCAAGATCGTGGTGACCCGATGGATTCCGGACGACGCGGTGAAGCTCCTCGCCGAGGCGGGCGACGTGGTGGTGTCGCCCGCCGACCGGCCGTTGGCGCCGGACGAACTGCACGAGTTCGTCTCCGGCGCTTCGGCCGTCGTCGGGATGCTGCACGACCGGCTCGACGGCGCGCTGGCCGACGCCGCCGGGCCCGGGTTGAAGGTGGTCGCGAACGTCGCCGTCGGGTACGACAACGTCGACGTCCCGGCGCTGGCCTCCCGCGGGGTCGTCGTCACGAACACGCCCGGGGTGCTGACCGACGCCACGGCCGACCTCGCGTTCGGCCTGCTGCTCGCCGTCACGCGGCGGATCGGCGAAGGGGAACGGCTGCTGCGTTCGCGCACACCGTGGTCGTTCCACCTCGGCTTCCTGCTCGGCTCGGGCCTGCAGGGCAAGACGCTCGGCATCGTCGGGCTCGGCCAGATCGGCCGGGCGATGGCCCGGCGCGCGCGGGCGTTCGGGATGTCGATCGTCTACTCAGGACGGTCGAAGCAGGACTTCGACGCGGAATACGTGTCCTTCGAAGAGCTCCTGGCGCGTTCGGACGTCGTCTCGCTGCACTGCCCGCTGACGCCGGAGACGCGGCACCTCATCGACGCGGCCGCGTTGCGCGCCATGAAACCCGGCGCGTACCTGGTGAACACGACGCGCGGCCCGGTCGTCGACGAAGCCGCGCTGGCGGACGCGCTCGAAGCCGGGGAGATCGCGGGCGCCGCGCTGGACGTGTTCGAGAAGGAGCCCGACGTCGAACCGCGGCTGCTCGGCCGCGAAGACGTCGTGCTGAGCCCGCACCTCGGGTCGGCCACGGTCGAAACCCGGACCGCGATGGCCGTGCTGGCGGCCCGCAACGTCGCGGCGGTGCTCGCCGGGCGTCCCCCGCTGACGGAGGTGAAGCCGTGA